From Apium graveolens cultivar Ventura chromosome 9, ASM990537v1, whole genome shotgun sequence, the proteins below share one genomic window:
- the LOC141684908 gene encoding uncharacterized protein LOC141684908: MVRAPKFWQVPWLPCANNGYLTSEKYPELADVTVDSLFDAEGRNWDGKVLNDLCNERDKTLIYQVPIPMRSKNDSCYWLPENKGKVSNFLWRVARDVLPTAVGLITKQVAIPATCTWCHTYAEDAAHILFKCCFAQELWESTGLGNIVFAGSVDTTTEVLKWVFTTARTDQCALVGLFCWGLWSRRNKWVWKRINMSIFGVKTVALNMLADWNQAQTIAVKSSDKTITRNSSWCKPP, translated from the exons ATGGTAAGGGCACCAAAGTTTTGGCAGGTGCCTTGGTTACCTTGTGCGAATAATGGATATCTCACAAGTGAGAAATACCCAGAGCTGGCAGATGTAACAGTAGATAGCTTATTTGATGCTGAAGGTCGAAACTGGGATGGGAAAGTGTTAAACGATTTATGTAATGAGCGTGATAAAACTCTTATATATCAAGTCCCGATTCCTATGAGGAGTAAAAACGATTCCTGTTATTGGTTGCCAGAGAATAAGG GGAAGGTATCGAATTTTTTATGGAGAGTGGCGAGGGATGTGCTTCCAACAGCAGTTGGCTTGATTACCAAACAAGTAGCTATACCAGCAACTTGTACCTGGTGTCATACTTATGCAGAAGATGCAGCTCATATTCTGTTCAAATGTTGTTTTGCCCAAGAGTTATGGGAAAGTACAGGACTTGGGAATATAGTTTTTGCTGGAAGTGTGGATACAACGACGGAGGTGTTAAAATGGGTATTTACTACTGCCAGAACTGATCAATGTGCACTGGTGGGTTTGTTTTGTTGGGGATTATGGTCACGGCGCAATAAGTGGGTTTGGAAGAGAATCAACATGTCgatttttggagttaaaacggtGGCCTTGAACATGTTAGCGGATTGGAATCAAGCTCAGACGATCGCAGTAAAGAGCTCAGACAAAACCATAACAAGAAACTCTTCATGGTGCAAACCTCCATAG
- the LOC141684909 gene encoding uncharacterized protein LOC141684909, translating to MVYAIPQVEVRVMEVSTSDHLPIYLQLHKHVYMPKKRRFRFENVWLKENECQQVVKEGWDDVEHTEIIEKIKSLLEKQEIYWKQRAKQFWLKEGDQNTRFFHRFALSWRKTNLIQRIKDSAGVWRETPEEIQVVIEEYFSAIFKASSVNGQLTEREEVQQVSESDNMNLISDVTEEEVKCVVFSMHPEKTPGPDGFNPAFYQSFWSVVKNDVV from the exons ATGGTGTATGCTATTCCCCAGGTGGAAGTAAGAGTTATGGAGGTGTCTACCTCTGATCACCTACCAATATACCTCCAACTACACAAACATGTATATATGCCAAAAAAGCGACGATTTCGTTTCGAAAATGTCTGGCTAAAAGAAAATGAGTGCCAACAGGTTGTAAAAGAAGGATGGGATGATGTTGAACATACCGAAATTATTGAAAAGATAAAAAGT CTCTTAGAGAAACAGGAAATATATTGGAAGCAACGCGCTAAGCAGTTTTGGTTAAAAGAGGGCGACCAGAATACAAGGTTTTTTCACAGGTTTGCTTTGTCATGGAGGAAAACGAACTTGATTCAAAGAATAAAGGATAGTGCTGGGGTGTGGCGTGAAACGCCAGAGGAAATTCAAGTTGTTATTGAGGAATACTTTTCAGCGATTTTCAAAGCATCATCAGTAAATGGACAATTAACGGAAAGGGAGGAAGTACAACAGGTATCTGAGTCTGATAATATGAACTTAATATCAGATGTAACAGAGGAAGAAGTCAAGTGTGTTGTGTTTTCTATGCATCCTGAAAAAACCCCAGGACCGGACGGGTTTAATCCTGCCTTTTACCAGTCCTTTTGGAGTGTGGTGAAAAACGATGTGGTTTAG
- the LOC141684319 gene encoding putative E3 ubiquitin ligase SUD1 has translation MEIAPAAISSHGSVDGGDLISTSDESLKPSDSNASSSSQNMNSENNNNNNNTISGGNNSSMMNRFDDDDEEGDVCRICRNPGDVDNPLRYPCACSGSIKFVHQDCLLQWLNHSNARQCEVCKHPFSFSPVYAENAPARLPFQEFIIGIGVKAFHVLQFFLRLSFVLSVWLLIIPFITFWIWRLAFVRSFGEAQRLFFSHISTTAVLTDCLHGFLLSASIVFIFLGATSLRDYFRHLREIGGHDGEREDEGERNGARAARRPPHVPANRNLVGDINAEDAGGAQGVAGAGQLIRRNAENVAARWEMQAARLEAHMEQIFDGMDDADGAEDVPFDELVGMQGPVFHLVENAFTVLASNMIFLGVVIFVPFSLGRIILYYLSWLVSTATTPVLPFTESALSLANATLNMTSGSHENSIGQFAEKVSLNATGLTNLLNNGTTTVSADILKGAGIGASRLSDVTTLAVGYMFIFSLVFVYLGTVALIRYTKGEPLTIGRFYGIASVAETIPSLFRQFLAAMRHLLTMIKVAFLLVIELGVFPLMCGWWLDVCTIRMFGKSIAERVDFFSVSPLASSLIHWVVGIIYMLQISIFVSLLRGVLRNGVLYFLRDPADPNYNPFRDLIDDPVHKHARRVLLSVAVYGSLIVMLVFLPVKLAMRVAPSIFPLDISVSDPFTEIPADMLLFQICIPFALEHFKLRKKIKSLLRYWFTAVGWALNLTEFLLPPPEDNSGQEHGNGQPVRQDRQQAHIGVQDRALIGLGAHDDLNSNRNLHANGTSVDEFDGDEQSDSDRYSFVFRIVLLLVVAWMTLLVFNSALVVVPISLGRLLFNAVPFLPITHGIKCNDLYAFVIGSYVIWTVVAGARYSIEYIKTRRAAVLLKHIWKWCGIVLKSSVLLSIWIFVIPVLIGLLFELLVIVPMRVPVDESPVFLLYQDWALGLIFLKIWTRLVMLDHVMPLVDENWRIKFERVRENGFSRLQGFWVLREIVYPIIMKLLTALCVPYVLARGVFPVFGYPLVVNSAVYRFAWLGCLGFSLVCFCTKRFHVWFTNLHNSIRDDRYLIGRRLHNFGEDKEVRRNEPEVASEIQDANIEDPALILHDGQEADVGLRQRRAIRQDA, from the exons ATGGAGATCGCACCGGCGGCGATATCATCTCACGGCAGCGTTGATGGCGGCGATTTAATCTCTACCTCCGACGAGTCTCTCAAGCCGTCCGATTCAAACGCGTCTTCTTCATCGCAAAATATGAATagtgaaaataataataataataataatacaattaGTGGTGGTAATAATAGTAGTATGATGAATAGATTTGATGATGACGATGAAGAAGGAGATGTGTGTCGGATCTGCCGGAATCCGGGGGATGTGGATAATCCTCTCCGGTATCCGTGTGCGTGTAGTGGAAGTATTAAATTTGTTCATCAGGATTGTCTTCTTCAGTGGCTTAATCATAGCAACGCTCGCCAGTGCGAG GTGTGCAAGCATCCTTTCTCATTTTCCCCTGTTTATGCTGAAAATGCTCCGGCAAGGCTTCCATTTCAGGAGTTTATAATCGGGATAGGAGTGAAAGCATTCCATGTTCTGCAATTTTTTTTGCGCCTCAGTTTTGTGCTGTCTGTTTGGCTTCTAATCATACCATTTATTACATTTTGGATATGGCGGTTGGCTTTTGTTAGAAGTTTTGGTGAAGCCCAAAGACTGTTCTTCAGTCATATTAGTACAACAGCTGTACTTACCGACTGTCTACATGGGTTCTTACTCTCAGCTAGCATTGTCTTTATATTTCTTGGAGCCACTTCTCTAAGAGATTACTTTAGGCATCTACGAGAAATCGGAGGACATGAtggtgagagagaagatgaaggAGAGAGGAACGGTGCTCGTGCTGCCAGAAGGCCGCCTCATGTACCAGCAAACAGGAATCTTGTTGGTGATATTAATGCCGAAGATGCTGGTGGAGCACAAGGAGTTGCTGGGGCTGGTCAGTTGATTAGAAGAAATGCAGAAAATGTTGCTGCTCGATGGGAGATGCAAGCAGCTCGTCTAGAGGCTCATATGGAACAGATCTTTGATGGTATGGATGATGCTGATGGTGCAGAGGATGTGCCTTTTGACGAGTTAGTTGGCATGCAAGGACCTGTGTTTCATTTGGTTGAGAATGCTTTCACT GTTCTTGCAAGCAATATGATATTCCTTGGTGTTGTTATATTCGTTCCTTTTTCCCTAGGAAGGATTATACTCTATTACTTATCGTGGCTAGTGTCCACTGCTACCACTCCAGTGTTGCCTTTTACTGAATCGGCTCTTTCTTTGGCTAATGCTACTTTGAATATGACATCTGGTAGTCATGAAAATTCTATTGGCCAATTTGCAGAAAAAGTGAGTTTAAATGCTACTGGATTGACCAACCTGTTAAATAATGGAACCACCACAGTTTCAGCTGACATTTTAAAAGGGGCGGGTATTGGGGCCTCTCGGCTTTCTGATGTTACAACCCTTGCTGTTGGCTATATGTTTATATTCTCTTTGGTCTTTGTTTACCTTGGGACGGTTGCATTAATTCGGTACACCAAAGGTGAGCCTTTAACTATAGGGAGGTTCTATGGCATCGCTTCAGTTGCAGAGACCATTCCATCCTTGTTCAGGCAGTTCTTGGCTGCTATGAGACATTTACTTACTATGATTAAAGTTGCTTTCCTTTTGGTCATTGAACTTGGTGTTTTTCCTTTGATGTGTGGGTGGTGGCTGGATGTTTGTACCATAAGAATGTTTGGGAAGTCAATAGCAGAGAGAGTGGATTTTTTTTCAGTTTCTCCCTTAGCGAGCTCGTTGATTCATTGGGTTGTAGGAATTATCTATATGCTACAAATTAGCATCTTTGTCAGCCTTCTTCGAGGG GTTTTGCGCAATGGGGTTCTTTACTTCCTCCGTGATCCTGCTGATCCTAATTACAATCCTTTCCGTGATCTGATTGATGATCCTGTTCACAAGCATGCACGCAGAGTTTTGTTGTCTGTTGCTGTTTATGGAAGTCTTATTGTGATGCTTGTATTTCTACCAGTTAAACTTGCCATGCGAGTAGCTCCTTCCATCTTTCCACTTGACATATC GGTGTCAGACCCATTTACTGAAATTCCTGCCGATATGCTTCTCTTCCAAATTTGTATTCCGTTCGCACTTGAGCATTTTAAGTTGCGTAAAAAGATTAAATCCCTTCTTCGTTACTGGTTCACAGCTGTTGGTTGGGCACTTAATTTGACAGAGTTTTTACTCCCACCTCCCGAGGATAACAGTGGCCAGGAACATGGAAATGGGCAGCCAGTAAGGCAGGATAGACAGCAAGCACATATAGGCGTTCAAGATCGAGCCTTGATAGGGCTCGGTGCCCATGATGATTTGAATAGCAACAGGAATTTACATGCTAATGGCACTTCTGTAGATGAGTTTGATGGTGATGAGCAATCTGATTCAGA TAGGTACAGCTTTGTGTTCCGAATTGTTCTCTTGTTGGTGGTTGCCTGGATGACTCTCCTTGTTTTCAACTCTGCTTTAGTAGTCGTTCCTATTTCTCTGGGACGATTGCTTTTCAATGCTGTACCTTTTCTCCCAATAACACATGGCATCAAGTGCAATG ATCTCTATGCTTTTGTCATTGGGAGCTATGTCATTTGGACTGTTGTAGCTGGAGCTAGGTATTCCATCGAGTACATTAAGACTAGGAGGGCCGCAGTTCTGTTGAAGCATATATGGAAGTGGTGTGGCATTGTTCTGAAGAGCTCTGTATTATTGTCGATATGG ATTTTTGTCATCCCAGTTTTGATTGGATTGCTCTTTGAACTTTTGGTAATTGTGCCAATGCGGGTACCAGTAGATGAAAGTCCTGTATTCCTTTTGTATCAGGATTGGGCTCTAGGACTAATTTTTCTCAAGATCTGGACCAGATTG GTTATGTTGGATCACGTGATGCCCTTGGTAGATGAGAATTGGAGAATAAAATTTGAGAGGGTGAGAGAAAATGGTTTTTCCAGGCTGCAGGGATTTTGGGTGCTGCGGGAGATTGTGTACCCAATAATAATGAAGCTGCTAACTGCTCTTTGTGTTCCTTATGTATTGGCTAGAGGAGTCTTTCCGGTTTTTGGTTATCCATTGGTTGTAAATTCAGCTGTCTACAGATTTGCCTGGTTGGGATGTCTAGGTTTTAGTTTGGTGTGCTTTTGTACCAAGAGATTTCATGTGTGGTTCACCAATCTTCACAATTCAATACGTGATGATCGCTATTTGATTGGCCGTAGACTCCACAACTTTGGGGAAGACAAAGAGGTGAGACGTAATGAGCCAGAGGTAGCTTCAGAAATTCAAGATGCTAACATAGAGGACCCTGCATTGATCCTACACGATGGACAAGAAGCTGATGTTGGTTTGAGGCAGAGACGTGCTATAAGACAAGATGCGTAA
- the LOC141682751 gene encoding UPF0481 protein At3g47200-like gives MENIGEGTEEARLNVVESLISSMNEQLAALANEIYTVCIFRVPEIYRRVKEEDYTPRVISIGPLHYGDSTLQAMEAYKLRYLHDFLIKFGVGIDKLVSIASNMEVLVRACYEDTTKIKSKEFCRMILLDGVFIVQLFIKNLIDMREPGDMLFENRWMASDLMHDMLLLENQLPIFFILVIFDLVDPSRVHQKSFHQIAFEYFITVGNLRRLELTPHCQQSRHLVEFLFNLHRPSNIQVVLPETSFTGRFRHIRSATELHEAGVCFVKGSGKLFEVSFEAGRLTIPSLIVDDKTETFFRNLIAFEKCGHHVKYITSYIIFMYNLIETDEDMKLLLDYGIINNMLGEDHQLVADLFTNVGKEIRVDPGYRDFIFAKTCYDLCRYNKGPIHMLKSKLYRSKLILETDYFGEPWAFFKFIVICFTIIQTVCALLGLALEQRRSNS, from the coding sequence ATGGAAAATATAGGCGAAGGCACAGAAGAAGCTCGATTGAATGTTGTTGAAAGTTTAATATCTTCTATGAATGAGCAGCTAGCTGCATTGGCTAATGAAATATATACAGTTTGCATTTTCAGAGTTCCTGAGATATACAGGAGAGTTAAAGAAGAAGACTACACACCGAGGGTAATCTCAATTGGACCTCTGCATTATGGTGACAGTACTTTGCAAGCCATGGAAGCATACAAATTAAGGTACCTGCATGACTTTTTGATTAAGTTTGGAGTCGGCATAGATAAATTGGTTTCCATTGCATCTAATATGGAAGTACTAGTCCGTGCCTGTTATGAAGATACAACTAAGATCAAGTCAAAAGAGTTCTGCAGAATGATTCTGCTGGATGGTGTTTTTATCGTTCAGCTGTTTATAAAGAACTTGATCGACATGAGAGAACCTGGTGATATGTTATTTGAAAACCGATGGATGGCAAGTGATCTCATGCACGACATGTTATTACTTGAAAATCAACTTCCCATATTTTTTATCTTGGTAATATTTGACTTGGTAGATCCTAGTCGAGTTCATCAGAAGTCTTTTCATCAAATTGCATTTGAATATTTTATAACAGTGGGGAATTTAAGGAGACTAGAGCTGACACCTCATTGTCAACAATCAAGGCATCTGGTTGAATTTTTATTCAATCTTCACAGACCATCTAACATACAAGTAGTACTACCGGAGACATCATTCACTGGCAGGTTTCGACATATCAGAAGTGCTACTGAGCTACATGAAGCCGGGGTCTGTTTTGTTAAAGGGTCAGGAAAACTGTTTGAGGTGTCATTTGAAGCAGGACGGTTAACTATTCCAAGTTTGATCGTTGATGATAAAACTGAAACATTCTTTCGGAATCTGATAGCATTTGAAAAATGTGGGCATCATGTGAAGTACATAACTAGTTATATAATCTTCATGTACAACCTTATAGAAACAGATGAAGATATGAAACTGCTACTTGATTACGGAATCATCAATAATATGCTTGGCGAAGATCATCAGCTAGTAGCTGACCTATTTACCAATGTGGGCAAGGAAATAAGAGTGGATCCTGGCTATAGAGACTTCATTTTCGCTAAAACTTGTTACGACTTATGCAGGTACAACAAAGGCCCCATTCATATGTTGAAGTCTAAGTTGTACAGGAGCAAGTTGATTTTGGAAACGGATTACTTCGGAGAACCATGGGCTTTCTTCAAATTTATAGTAATATGCTTCACTATTATACAGACTGTATGTGCTCTCCTAGGACTAGCACTGGAGCAACGGAGGAGCAACTCATAA
- the LOC141682750 gene encoding wax ester synthase/diacylglycerol acyltransferase 11-like isoform X1: protein MTFDCNKTYASHDLSDHSQPFLMDTNEKDEPVTPAGRLFLRQEMNTIIHCAIAGKHPLDIPAIKTAVETSIIMQHPRFTSLLVLDNHGHERWRSTQVNLDNHIIIRHDPVIEVNDHEKAVNDYIAELSVSSPLDTSKPLWEMHVLMAHNCVVFRIHHALGDGVSLMSMLLSCCRKSDDPEMVPEIKNVGGVRRDNSFWSVVLKAILVVFFTMVYVFEFMLRSLWVKDKRTAVRGGAGVELWPRCLVTAKFSLDDMKIVKTAVAKATINDVLFGVISCGLSKYLDNQSPEALKEGTRLTGLAMINMRSQKGLQDVSDFKMNNKGTRWGNKFGTLLLPVYYHRNDSDPLQYVKRAKAMIDRKKLSLEGYFSYKVGYFVMRNLGSKLAGWLNYRICCNTTFTISNVIGPGEEVTIAGNPVEYIRVNTSSLPHAITMHMLSYAGRADLQILVAKEIIPDPQFLAKCFEDALLEMKEAALASIQPNEVS from the exons ATGACTTTTGATTGTAATAAAACCTACGCATCCCACGATCTCTCAGATCATAGTCAACCTTTTCTCATGGACACAAATGAAAAAGATGAGCCGGTAACTCCAGCCGGCCGTCTCTTTCTCCGGCAAGAAATGAACACAATAATCCACTGTGCCATTGCTGGAAAGCACCCTCTTGACATCCCCGCTATAAAAACCGCTGTGGAGACCTCGATCATCATGCAACACCCGCGTTTCACCAGCCTCTTGGTCTTGGACAATCATGGCCATGAACGCTGGAGAAGCACGCAAGTCAATTTAGACAACCACATTATTATTAGACATGATCCTGTAATAGAAGTCAATGATCATGAAAAGGCAGTCAATGATTATATTGCTGAGTTATCTGTTTCGTCGCCTTTGGATACAAGTAAGCCGTTATGGGAAATGCATGTTTTGATGGCTCATAATTGTGTTGTGTTCAGGATTCATCATGCATTGGGAGACGGTGTGTCGTTGATGTCGATGTTGCTGTCGTGTTGTCGAAAATCGGATGATCCGGAGATGGTGCCTGAAATTAAAAATGTGGGTGGTGTTAGGAGGGATAATAGTTTTTGGAGTGTGGTATTGAAAGCGATTTTGGTGGTATTTTTTACAATGGTGTATGTGTTTGAGTTTATGTTGAGGAGCTTGTGGGTGAAGGATAAGAGGACTGCTGTGAGGGGCGGAGCTGGGGTAGAGCTGTGGCCGAGATGCTTGGTCACGGCCAAGTTTAGCCTTGATGATATGAAGATTGTAAAAACTGCAGTGGCCAAGGCA ACGATAAATGATGTGCTTTTTGGGGTGATTTCGTGTGGACTGTCAAAATATCTAGACAATCAATCACCAGAAG CTTTAAAAGAAGGGACTCGACTCACTGGTTTAGCCATGATCAACATGAGATCGCAGAAAGGACTGCAG GATGTATCGGACtttaaaatgaataataaagGAACACGGTGGGGAAACAAATTTGGTACGCTTCTCTTGCCCGTCTATTATCATAGAAATGACTCTGATCCTTTGCAATACGTGAAGAGAGCCAAGGCTATGATTGACCGGAAAAAGCTCTCATTAGAGGGTTATTTTTCATACAAAGTTGGGTACTTCGTGATGAGGAACTTGGGATCAAAG TTAGCGGGGTGGCTTAATTACAGAATCTGTTGTAATACAACTTTTACAATCTCAAATGTCATTGGTCCTGGTGAAGAGGTTACAATTGCAGGAAATCCGGTAGAGTACATTAGAGTGAACACGAGCAGCCTACCCCAT GCAATTACAATGCACATGCTGAGCTATGCTGGAAGGGCAGACCTGCAAATCTTAGTAGCTAAGGAGATAATCCCTGATCCTCAGTTTCTAGCCAAATGTTTCGAGGATGCATTGCTTGAAATGAAGGAAGCTGCATTGGCTTCCATTCAACCTAACGAAGTTTCCTAA
- the LOC141682750 gene encoding wax ester synthase/diacylglycerol acyltransferase 11-like isoform X2: protein MTFDCNKTYASHDLSDHSQPFLMDTNEKDEPVTPAGRLFLRQEMNTIIHCAIAGKHPLDIPAIKTAVETSIIMQHPRFTSLLVLDNHGHERWRSTQVNLDNHIIIRHDPVIEVNDHEKAVNDYIAELSVSSPLDTSKPLWEMHVLMAHNCVVFRIHHALGDGVSLMSMLLSCCRKSDDPEMVPEIKNVGGVRRDNSFWSVVLKAILVVFFTMVYVFEFMLRSLWVKDKRTAVRGGAGVELWPRCLVTAKFSLDDMKIVKTAVAKATINDVLFGVISCGLSKYLDNQSPEALKEGTRLTGLAMINMRSQKGLQDVSDFKMNNKGTRWGNKFGTLLLPVYYHRNDSDPLQYVKRAKAMIDRKKLSLEGYFSYKVGYFVMRNLGSKFLQCS, encoded by the exons ATGACTTTTGATTGTAATAAAACCTACGCATCCCACGATCTCTCAGATCATAGTCAACCTTTTCTCATGGACACAAATGAAAAAGATGAGCCGGTAACTCCAGCCGGCCGTCTCTTTCTCCGGCAAGAAATGAACACAATAATCCACTGTGCCATTGCTGGAAAGCACCCTCTTGACATCCCCGCTATAAAAACCGCTGTGGAGACCTCGATCATCATGCAACACCCGCGTTTCACCAGCCTCTTGGTCTTGGACAATCATGGCCATGAACGCTGGAGAAGCACGCAAGTCAATTTAGACAACCACATTATTATTAGACATGATCCTGTAATAGAAGTCAATGATCATGAAAAGGCAGTCAATGATTATATTGCTGAGTTATCTGTTTCGTCGCCTTTGGATACAAGTAAGCCGTTATGGGAAATGCATGTTTTGATGGCTCATAATTGTGTTGTGTTCAGGATTCATCATGCATTGGGAGACGGTGTGTCGTTGATGTCGATGTTGCTGTCGTGTTGTCGAAAATCGGATGATCCGGAGATGGTGCCTGAAATTAAAAATGTGGGTGGTGTTAGGAGGGATAATAGTTTTTGGAGTGTGGTATTGAAAGCGATTTTGGTGGTATTTTTTACAATGGTGTATGTGTTTGAGTTTATGTTGAGGAGCTTGTGGGTGAAGGATAAGAGGACTGCTGTGAGGGGCGGAGCTGGGGTAGAGCTGTGGCCGAGATGCTTGGTCACGGCCAAGTTTAGCCTTGATGATATGAAGATTGTAAAAACTGCAGTGGCCAAGGCA ACGATAAATGATGTGCTTTTTGGGGTGATTTCGTGTGGACTGTCAAAATATCTAGACAATCAATCACCAGAAG CTTTAAAAGAAGGGACTCGACTCACTGGTTTAGCCATGATCAACATGAGATCGCAGAAAGGACTGCAG GATGTATCGGACtttaaaatgaataataaagGAACACGGTGGGGAAACAAATTTGGTACGCTTCTCTTGCCCGTCTATTATCATAGAAATGACTCTGATCCTTTGCAATACGTGAAGAGAGCCAAGGCTATGATTGACCGGAAAAAGCTCTCATTAGAGGGTTATTTTTCATACAAAGTTGGGTACTTCGTGATGAGGAACTTGGGATCAAAG TTTTTACAATGTAGTTAG
- the LOC141687023 gene encoding small ribosomal subunit protein uS9, whose amino-acid sequence MATPPPESVQCFGRKKTAVAVTHCKRGKGLIKINGVPIELVQPEILRYKAFEPILLLGRHRFAGVDMRIRVKGGGHTSQIYAIRQSIAKALVAYYQKFVDEESKKEIKDILVRYDRTLLVADPRRCEPKKFGGRGARARFQKSYR is encoded by the coding sequence ATGGCGACACCACCACCGGAATCCGTGCAATGCTTCGGCCGGAAAAAGACCGCCGTCGCCGTAACACACTGCAAGCGCGGCAAAGGCCTAATCAAAATCAACGGCGTGCCAATCGAGCTAGTCCAACCGGAAATCCTCCGCTACAAAGCGTTCGAACCGATCCTTCTTCTCGGCCGCCACCGCTTCGCCGGCGTCGACATGAGAATCCGAGTCAAAGGCGGCGGTCACACCTCCCAAATCTACGCGATTCGTCAGAGCATTGCAAAGGCGCTAGTTGCGTATTACCAGAAGTTTGTTGATGAAGAGAGTAAGAAGGAGATTAAGGATATTTTGGTTAGGTATGATCGGACTTTACTCGTTGCTGATCCGAGAAGGTGTGAGCCGAAGAAGTTTGGTGGTCGTGGTGCTAGAGCAAGGTTCCAGAAGTCATATCGTTAA